Proteins found in one Zea mays cultivar B73 chromosome 1, Zm-B73-REFERENCE-NAM-5.0, whole genome shotgun sequence genomic segment:
- the LOC100284950 gene encoding 30S ribosomal protein S1, chloroplastic-like yields MLAASLRPGPSLAAFPGTAQRSPVPFLPFPARLHHRPVLLSATAEGTGAPAGQGDASAAPLDEVRLPQFAADWESARACKDQGRIFSLPVLRANSGGLIVRFNSLQGFVPNPLLSPAHWCKDPKRPIQDVTKDLVGTSISVKVAEVNEEEKKLVFSEKDASWSTYSSRIKIGDIYDGIVGSVFHYGAFVHLRFPDGLYHLTGLVHISEVSWDLVQDVKDFLNEGDAVKVIVVNIDMTKSRIALSIRQLEEDPLLETLDKVIPLEADQSPNRMMSPSEVELLPGLDGICNELLQEDGITDVQFGRQALEKRVVSQDLELWISNVQAKDNRFTLLARAGRQVQEVYLTTSLDQEGIKKAVQRVLGRVP; encoded by the exons ATGCTGGCGGCGTCCCTCAGGCCGGGGCCTTCGCTCGCGGCCTTCCCCGGTACCGCCCAGAGGAGCCCAGTTCCTTTCCTCCCCTTCCCTGCCCGCCTCCACCACCGGCCCGTCCTCCTCTCCGCGACCGCCGAGGGAACCGGCGCCCCCGCCGGCCAGGGAGACGCCTCGGCTGCCCCGCTCGACGAGGTGCGCCTGCCGCAG TTCGCTGCGGACTGGGAATCCGCGCGCGCGTGCAAGGACCAGGGGAGGATCTTCTCGCTGCCGGTGCTGAGGGCCAACAGCGGCGGGCTCATCGTCAGGTTCAACTCCCTGCAGGGGTTCGTGCCCAACCCTCTCCTCAGCCCCGCGCACTGGTGTAAAG ACCCCAAAAGGCCCATCCAAGATGTTACGAAAGACCTAGTAGGAACGTCCATTTCTGTCAAG GTGGCTGAAGTGAATGAGGAGGAAAAGAAACTTGTCTTCTCTGAGAAGGATGCTAGTTGGTCAACATACTCTTCCCGAATAAAGATTGGCGACATCTATGATGGAATTGTGGGCTCAGTGTTCCACTATGGTGCATTTGTTCACCTGCGATTTCCTGATG GATTATATCATCTTACTGGCCTTGTACATATCTCGGAGGTGTCTTGGGATCTTGTCCAAGACGTCAAGGATTTTCTAAACGAAGGGGATGCTGTCAAGGTCATAGTTGTGAACATTGATAT GACGAAGTCAAGGATAGCTTTATCTATCAGACAACTGGAGGAAGATCCTTTATTGGAAACATTGGACAAAGTTATCCCTTTG GAAGCTGATCAATCACCTAATCGAATGATGTCTCCTTCGGAAGTTGAACTTCTGCCAGGACTTGATGGTATATGCAATGAACTATTGCAAGAGGATGG TATAACAGACGTACAGTTTGGGCGCCAGGCATTGGAGAAACGTGTCGTTTCACAAGATTTAGAGCTTTGGATTTCGAAT GTTCAAGCTAAGGACAACAGGTTCACACTTCTTGCACGAGCTGGGAGGCAG GTCCAGGAAGTGTATTTGACCACTTCCCTAGACCAGGAGGGCATAAAGAAAGCCGTGCAAAGAGTGCTGGGGCGTGTTCCTTGA
- the LOC100284950 gene encoding 30S ribosomal protein S1, chloroplastic-like isoform X1, whose protein sequence is MLAASLRPGPSLAAFPGTAQRSPVPFLPFPARLHHRPVLLSATAEGTGAPAGQGDASAAPLDEVRLPQFAADWESARACKDQGRIFSLPVLRANSGGLIVRFNSLQGFVPNPLLSPAHWCKAKLADPKRPIQDVTKDLVGTSISVKVAEVNEEEKKLVFSEKDASWSTYSSRIKIGDIYDGIVGSVFHYGAFVHLRFPDGLYHLTGLVHISEVSWDLVQDVKDFLNEGDAVKVIVVNIDMTKSRIALSIRQLEEDPLLETLDKVIPLEADQSPNRMMSPSEVELLPGLDGICNELLQEDGITDVQFGRQALEKRVVSQDLELWISNVQAKDNRFTLLARAGRQVQEVYLTTSLDQEGIKKAVQRVLGRVP, encoded by the exons ATGCTGGCGGCGTCCCTCAGGCCGGGGCCTTCGCTCGCGGCCTTCCCCGGTACCGCCCAGAGGAGCCCAGTTCCTTTCCTCCCCTTCCCTGCCCGCCTCCACCACCGGCCCGTCCTCCTCTCCGCGACCGCCGAGGGAACCGGCGCCCCCGCCGGCCAGGGAGACGCCTCGGCTGCCCCGCTCGACGAGGTGCGCCTGCCGCAG TTCGCTGCGGACTGGGAATCCGCGCGCGCGTGCAAGGACCAGGGGAGGATCTTCTCGCTGCCGGTGCTGAGGGCCAACAGCGGCGGGCTCATCGTCAGGTTCAACTCCCTGCAGGGGTTCGTGCCCAACCCTCTCCTCAGCCCCGCGCACTGGTGTAAAG CTAAGCTTGCAGACCCCAAAAGGCCCATCCAAGATGTTACGAAAGACCTAGTAGGAACGTCCATTTCTGTCAAG GTGGCTGAAGTGAATGAGGAGGAAAAGAAACTTGTCTTCTCTGAGAAGGATGCTAGTTGGTCAACATACTCTTCCCGAATAAAGATTGGCGACATCTATGATGGAATTGTGGGCTCAGTGTTCCACTATGGTGCATTTGTTCACCTGCGATTTCCTGATG GATTATATCATCTTACTGGCCTTGTACATATCTCGGAGGTGTCTTGGGATCTTGTCCAAGACGTCAAGGATTTTCTAAACGAAGGGGATGCTGTCAAGGTCATAGTTGTGAACATTGATAT GACGAAGTCAAGGATAGCTTTATCTATCAGACAACTGGAGGAAGATCCTTTATTGGAAACATTGGACAAAGTTATCCCTTTG GAAGCTGATCAATCACCTAATCGAATGATGTCTCCTTCGGAAGTTGAACTTCTGCCAGGACTTGATGGTATATGCAATGAACTATTGCAAGAGGATGG TATAACAGACGTACAGTTTGGGCGCCAGGCATTGGAGAAACGTGTCGTTTCACAAGATTTAGAGCTTTGGATTTCGAAT GTTCAAGCTAAGGACAACAGGTTCACACTTCTTGCACGAGCTGGGAGGCAG GTCCAGGAAGTGTATTTGACCACTTCCCTAGACCAGGAGGGCATAAAGAAAGCCGTGCAAAGAGTGCTGGGGCGTGTTCCTTGA